The following proteins come from a genomic window of Halorussus halophilus:
- a CDS encoding YccF domain-containing protein, translating to MTMRQHLTENLGYALLGGPVLGLISFLVGASLFGTVPGIGFAVAVYSLGWVLAIRQSEQEAQKPPSDRDEKRSRREKELEMEKGGYGGNGGAG from the coding sequence ATGACGATGCGACAGCACCTAACCGAGAACCTCGGGTACGCACTTCTCGGCGGCCCGGTACTCGGTCTCATCTCCTTTCTCGTGGGGGCCTCGCTCTTCGGCACGGTACCCGGAATCGGATTCGCTGTCGCAGTCTACAGTCTCGGCTGGGTGCTGGCGATTCGCCAATCCGAGCAGGAGGCGCAGAAACCCCCGTCGGACAGAGACGAGAAGCGAAGTCGCCGCGAAAAAGAACTGGAGATGGAGAAAGGTGGCTACGGTGGAAACGGCGGTGCTGGATAA
- the metG gene encoding methionine--tRNA ligase — MSHEDFPTEEPAVVTCGLPYANGELHIGHLRTYVSGDAYARALEKLGQQTAFVSGSDMHGTPVAVNAEKEGVTPEEFALRHHEKYEETFPKFNVEFDNYGHTHDETNTELTQEFVRSWIANDHVFEKEIQVAWDPEADQPLPDRYVEGTCPYCGAKARGDECDEGCQRHLEPGEIEDPRSTLTGNPAEYRAREHEFLRLSDFQDYLKGFIDRLEGTSNARNQPREWIEGELQDLCITRDMDWGIDYPGEGKEDLVLYVWVDAPIEYVSSTKQYSERVGTDTFDWEAAWKDGAPEAGADDEADTEAWADADTGEIVHIIGRDIIQHHTVFWPSMLRGAGYNEPRAVMASGFVNLDGKAFSTSRNRAVWADDYLDEGFDPDLVRYYLTTTGGFQQDVDFSWEKFQERVNGELVGTLGNFVYRSLLFAARNYDGAPEAETSEEVEERIEEAIEEFEAAVNDYSLKEAGDTAISLAGFGNEYIQRNEPWNLVGEEPEQAEQVIYDCVQLAKAVAVLSAPILPGTAQTLWEQLGEDGTVDDAGLDACLESPNGEFDEPDELFEKIEDERVEELNAKLQERIEAATESDDQADTDEADADEAESEDIMSEDADIEPITDDRISFEEFQDLDIRVGEIEVAEPIEGADDLARLEVNIGTETRQIVAGIKQLHDLDALPGTKAIIVANLEKAELFGVESNGMLLAAGDEADILTTHGDSVPGTKVQ, encoded by the coding sequence ATGAGCCACGAGGACTTCCCCACCGAGGAACCGGCCGTGGTGACGTGCGGCCTGCCGTACGCCAACGGCGAGTTGCACATCGGCCACCTGCGAACGTACGTCAGCGGCGACGCCTACGCTCGCGCGCTGGAGAAACTGGGCCAACAGACGGCCTTCGTCTCCGGGTCGGACATGCACGGCACCCCCGTCGCTGTCAACGCCGAGAAGGAGGGCGTCACGCCCGAGGAGTTCGCGCTCCGGCACCACGAGAAGTACGAAGAGACGTTCCCCAAATTCAACGTCGAGTTCGACAACTACGGACACACCCACGACGAGACGAACACCGAGTTGACACAGGAGTTCGTCCGCTCGTGGATAGCAAACGACCACGTCTTCGAGAAGGAGATTCAGGTCGCGTGGGACCCCGAAGCCGACCAGCCACTGCCCGACCGCTACGTCGAGGGGACCTGCCCGTACTGCGGTGCGAAGGCCCGCGGTGACGAGTGTGACGAAGGTTGTCAGCGCCACCTCGAACCCGGAGAAATCGAAGACCCGCGCTCGACGCTGACTGGGAACCCCGCCGAGTACCGCGCACGGGAACACGAGTTCCTCAGATTGTCGGACTTTCAGGACTACCTGAAGGGGTTCATCGACCGCTTGGAGGGCACCAGCAACGCGCGAAACCAGCCCCGAGAGTGGATAGAGGGCGAACTGCAGGACCTCTGTATCACCCGCGACATGGACTGGGGCATCGACTATCCGGGCGAAGGAAAGGAAGACCTCGTGCTGTACGTCTGGGTAGACGCGCCTATCGAGTACGTCTCCTCCACGAAGCAGTACAGCGAGCGCGTCGGCACAGACACCTTCGACTGGGAAGCCGCGTGGAAGGACGGCGCACCCGAGGCCGGAGCGGACGACGAAGCCGACACCGAAGCGTGGGCAGACGCCGACACGGGCGAAATCGTCCACATCATCGGCCGCGACATCATCCAACACCACACGGTCTTCTGGCCATCCATGCTCCGCGGTGCGGGCTACAACGAACCGCGCGCCGTCATGGCGAGCGGGTTCGTCAACTTGGACGGCAAGGCGTTCTCGACCAGTCGGAACCGCGCCGTGTGGGCCGACGACTACCTCGACGAGGGCTTCGACCCGGACCTCGTGCGGTACTACCTCACCACGACCGGCGGGTTCCAACAGGACGTTGACTTCTCGTGGGAGAAGTTCCAGGAGCGCGTCAACGGCGAGTTGGTCGGCACGCTCGGTAACTTCGTCTACCGGAGTCTGCTGTTCGCGGCGCGCAACTACGACGGCGCGCCCGAGGCCGAGACTTCCGAGGAAGTCGAAGAGCGAATCGAGGAAGCTATCGAGGAGTTCGAAGCCGCGGTCAACGACTACTCGCTCAAGGAGGCGGGCGATACCGCAATCTCGCTGGCTGGCTTCGGCAACGAGTACATCCAGCGCAACGAACCGTGGAACCTCGTCGGCGAGGAACCCGAGCAGGCAGAGCAGGTCATCTACGACTGCGTGCAGTTGGCCAAGGCCGTCGCGGTCCTCTCTGCACCCATCCTCCCCGGCACGGCCCAGACGCTCTGGGAGCAGTTGGGCGAGGACGGTACGGTGGACGACGCTGGACTCGACGCCTGTCTCGAATCCCCCAATGGAGAATTCGACGAACCGGACGAACTGTTCGAGAAAATCGAAGACGAGCGCGTCGAGGAACTGAACGCGAAGTTGCAGGAGCGAATCGAAGCGGCTACGGAAAGCGACGACCAAGCAGACACGGACGAAGCAGACGCGGACGAAGCCGAATCGGAGGACATCATGAGCGAAGACGCAGACATCGAACCCATCACGGACGACCGCATCAGTTTCGAAGAGTTCCAAGACCTCGACATCCGCGTCGGGGAAATCGAAGTCGCCGAACCCATCGAGGGCGCGGACGACCTCGCGCGACTCGAAGTGAACATCGGCACCGAGACCCGCCAAATCGTCGCGGGCATCAAGCAACTGCACGACTTGGACGCACTGCCGGGAACGAAGGCCATCATCGTGGCGAATCTGGAGAAAGCCGAGTTGTTCGGCGTCGAGAGCAACGGCATGTTGCTGGCCGCGGGTGACGAGGCCGATATCCTGACGACTCACGGCGACAGCGTGCCAGGGACGAAGGTACAGTAA
- a CDS encoding DUF7475 family protein yields the protein MATETRTWLQRDESLTSLDYVGALLAAITGLIHLYEGVEDWGEGFIGVLFVLAGLGFFGAIVLLFLGAPKRPLYLAGIVFTGIQFVAYFVLRWPDIYEFIGLFDKVVQLALVLVLAALYLRSG from the coding sequence ATGGCAACCGAAACTCGCACGTGGTTGCAACGGGACGAATCGCTCACCTCGCTCGACTACGTCGGTGCCCTACTCGCAGCAATCACCGGACTCATCCACCTCTACGAGGGAGTCGAAGACTGGGGAGAGGGTTTCATCGGGGTACTGTTCGTACTGGCAGGACTCGGTTTCTTCGGGGCTATCGTACTGCTCTTCCTCGGCGCTCCGAAACGACCGCTGTACCTCGCCGGCATCGTCTTCACAGGCATTCAGTTCGTCGCGTACTTCGTGCTTCGCTGGCCAGACATCTACGAGTTCATCGGTCTCTTCGACAAAGTCGTCCAGCTAGCGCTCGTGCTCGTTCTCGCCGCGCTGTATCTCCGGTCTGGCTGA
- a CDS encoding class I SAM-dependent methyltransferase — translation MNDADRKRENVESFGGAADAYRDSAVHREGSDLDTLAAWCEDATRALDVACGGGHTAGALAEAGVPTVVASDLTREMVVTATATFPVEGVVSDAERLPFEDDSFDAVTCRIAAHHFPNPKTFVAEVGRVLAPGGVFAFEDNVAPEDEGLADFFNEFEALRDSTHGEAYSQTEWEGILGDAGFDVEESLTMRKELDYESWVERTDPEEEARERLSELVRTPEAQQVYGVSVEDGNVQNFGNRKLMVRARN, via the coding sequence ATGAACGACGCCGACCGGAAACGGGAGAACGTCGAATCCTTCGGTGGGGCCGCCGACGCCTACCGAGACAGCGCGGTCCACCGCGAAGGCTCGGACCTCGACACGCTGGCGGCGTGGTGCGAGGACGCGACCCGCGCACTCGACGTGGCCTGCGGCGGTGGGCACACGGCAGGCGCGCTCGCGGAGGCAGGCGTCCCGACCGTAGTCGCAAGCGACCTCACGCGGGAGATGGTCGTGACAGCAACCGCGACCTTCCCCGTAGAAGGGGTCGTTTCGGACGCCGAGCGACTGCCGTTCGAGGACGATAGCTTCGACGCTGTGACGTGCCGCATCGCGGCGCATCACTTTCCGAACCCCAAAACGTTCGTCGCGGAGGTCGGGCGCGTCCTCGCACCCGGCGGCGTCTTCGCGTTCGAGGACAACGTCGCGCCGGAAGACGAGGGACTGGCGGACTTTTTCAACGAGTTCGAGGCGCTACGAGATTCGACGCACGGCGAGGCGTACTCGCAGACTGAGTGGGAGGGAATTCTCGGCGACGCAGGGTTCGACGTCGAAGAGTCGCTGACGATGCGCAAAGAACTGGACTACGAGTCGTGGGTCGAACGCACCGACCCCGAGGAAGAAGCGCGCGAGCGACTCTCCGAACTCGTTCGCACCCCCGAAGCACAGCAGGTGTACGGCGTGTCGGTCGAAGACGGTAACGTGCAGAATTTCGGCAATCGGAAGTTGATGGTTCGAGCGCGGAACTGA